One Bacteroidota bacterium DNA window includes the following coding sequences:
- a CDS encoding SAM-dependent methyltransferase yields MSVLSQDISSVEIEPGSFRDPSGFTFTFENEIYRAIAPSYFENFSLLINSGLYQSLSSKKFVVKHSEIENFLTKEYTAYKVIKPEQIPFISYPYEWCFSQLQDAALLTLKVQKEALKHGMTLKDASAYNVQFVGGKPIFIDTLSFEKYDEGKPWNAYRQFCQHFLAPLALMSYKSAELSKLLLNYIDGIPLELASSLLPSTSYLNSGIAAHIIFHSKIQKKYSRINTIKNKKTVLPKSKLLLMIQHMEDSIRTLKIKKVNSNWIKYEVENTYSEEVLHLKEQIVTSWLEKLKPETLWDLGCNIGKFSLIASKHCNYILSMDADHYCIENFYTALKNSATNNILPLVIDLSNPSPSIGWANAERRNIAQRGKADTVLALALTHHIRIGNNIPFSIIARYFSELTEELIIEFIPKDDAMVQQMISGRENIFNDYTNGNFIAAFGNYFSINETFALKNSGRILYSMTKK; encoded by the coding sequence ATGTCTGTGCTCAGCCAAGATATATCTTCTGTTGAGATTGAACCGGGTTCTTTCCGGGACCCATCCGGCTTTACATTTACATTTGAAAACGAGATTTACAGGGCAATAGCTCCTTCCTATTTTGAAAATTTTTCTCTTCTTATTAATTCAGGATTGTATCAATCTCTTTCATCAAAGAAGTTTGTTGTTAAACATTCTGAAATAGAAAATTTCTTGACAAAGGAATATACAGCATATAAAGTAATTAAGCCGGAACAAATTCCATTTATCTCTTATCCCTACGAATGGTGCTTTAGCCAGCTGCAAGACGCTGCATTACTCACTCTTAAAGTTCAGAAAGAAGCGCTGAAACATGGGATGACATTAAAAGATGCTTCTGCCTATAACGTACAATTCGTAGGAGGAAAACCGATTTTCATTGACACGCTCTCTTTTGAAAAATATGATGAAGGAAAACCGTGGAATGCATACAGGCAATTCTGCCAGCATTTTCTGGCGCCACTTGCTTTGATGAGCTATAAATCCGCAGAACTCTCAAAACTACTTCTTAACTATATTGACGGTATTCCTCTTGAACTTGCTTCGTCCCTCTTGCCTTCAACATCCTATCTGAACAGCGGAATTGCTGCTCACATCATCTTCCACTCAAAAATTCAAAAAAAATATTCCAGAATAAATACAATTAAAAATAAAAAAACTGTTCTCCCTAAATCCAAACTACTTCTAATGATTCAACACATGGAAGACAGTATCCGTACTCTTAAAATAAAAAAAGTAAATAGTAACTGGATAAAATACGAAGTAGAAAATACTTATTCGGAAGAAGTGCTGCATTTAAAAGAACAAATCGTTACGAGCTGGCTTGAAAAATTAAAACCTGAAACCTTATGGGATTTAGGATGCAACATAGGCAAATTTTCGTTGATTGCCTCCAAACACTGCAATTATATTTTATCAATGGATGCTGACCACTATTGCATAGAAAACTTTTATACTGCATTAAAAAACTCAGCCACAAATAATATTCTTCCACTTGTTATTGATTTATCAAACCCCTCCCCTTCCATCGGCTGGGCAAATGCTGAACGCAGAAACATTGCACAGCGGGGAAAAGCGGATACAGTTCTTGCCTTGGCATTGACTCATCACATTCGCATAGGAAATAATATTCCGTTTTCCATAATAGCAAGATATTTTTCAGAGCTTACAGAAGAATTAATAATAGAATTTATTCCAAAAGACGATGCAATGGTTCAGCAAATGATTTCAGGAAGGGAAAATATTTTTAATGATTACACCAACGGGAATTTTATAGCTGCATTTGGAAATTATTTTTCTATTAATGAGACTTTTGCTCTGAAAAATTCAGGCAGAATTCTTTATTCAATGACAAAGAAGTGA
- a CDS encoding M1 family metallopeptidase: MKSKYYFLPLASCLLFFSDCSLLGIHKSVHIPKHAGKYPKFSETTKLLGTENTKYRNCFDATYYELNVTVDEKKKYLKGKVIISAIALADFDTLQIDLYENMKVNTIGFATLNSIQEKDTKFINTSYIRKHGAIFIAFKQKTGEIFKLNIDYEGSPLVAKKPPWKGGFVWKKDKEKNPWIGVACETEGASLWWTCKDVNNDEPDSAAVNITVAKDLTAVSNGHFIRKEENGNLVTYQWRISYPINLYDVSIYIGKFSLLADTYTMPSGKILPINHYVLTYNYEKAKKHLPQAKEQIAFYEKAFGEYPWYMDGYKLIESPYEGMEHQTAIAYGHGYKNSFGGNFDYIILHESAHEWWGNAITASDFSDVWLQEGFATYSEALYVESTQGKNAYLNYLVFYRLFIKNKWPVVGPVDRRYFDYRNSDCYQKGAWVLHTLRSTINDDAVFFDILKTFFDRYKLKTTSSKDFISVVNEKTNENYNWFFNQYLYKREAPVFEYYWEGENFYYRWKNVGADFKMPVELMLDEIVKKSLTPSNTIQKAFISKQTYKQISFNDFMLLYGVEENKKMKKRVIGH; the protein is encoded by the coding sequence GTGAAGAGCAAATATTACTTCTTACCTCTTGCCTCTTGCCTCTTATTTTTCTCTGACTGCTCTCTATTAGGCATTCACAAAAGCGTTCACATTCCCAAGCACGCAGGTAAATACCCAAAGTTTTCAGAAACCACAAAACTTTTAGGAACGGAAAACACTAAATACCGCAATTGCTTTGATGCTACCTACTATGAATTGAATGTAACTGTTGACGAAAAGAAAAAATACCTGAAAGGAAAAGTAATTATTAGTGCCATTGCTCTTGCTGATTTTGACACATTGCAAATTGATTTGTATGAGAACATGAAGGTGAATACTATCGGATTTGCCACATTAAATTCCATTCAGGAAAAGGATACAAAATTCATAAATACATCTTACATCCGCAAGCACGGTGCCATCTTCATCGCATTCAAACAAAAGACAGGAGAAATATTCAAACTCAATATTGATTACGAAGGTTCACCGCTTGTTGCAAAAAAACCACCCTGGAAGGGAGGATTCGTCTGGAAAAAAGATAAAGAAAAAAATCCCTGGATAGGCGTTGCCTGCGAAACCGAAGGCGCGTCTCTTTGGTGGACCTGCAAGGATGTGAACAACGATGAGCCCGACAGCGCTGCAGTAAATATCACCGTTGCAAAAGATTTAACAGCCGTGAGCAACGGGCATTTTATCAGAAAGGAAGAAAATGGAAATCTTGTTACTTACCAATGGCGAATTTCTTATCCCATCAATTTATATGATGTGAGTATTTATATCGGAAAGTTTTCCCTTCTCGCAGATACTTACACAATGCCTTCCGGAAAAATTCTGCCCATCAATCATTATGTGCTGACTTACAATTATGAAAAAGCAAAAAAACATTTGCCTCAGGCAAAGGAGCAGATTGCTTTCTACGAAAAAGCTTTTGGAGAATACCCATGGTATATGGATGGTTACAAACTGATTGAATCTCCCTATGAAGGAATGGAGCACCAAACCGCTATTGCTTACGGGCACGGATATAAAAACAGTTTCGGTGGAAATTTTGACTACATCATTCTTCACGAAAGCGCTCATGAATGGTGGGGAAATGCCATCACCGCATCTGATTTTTCCGATGTGTGGCTGCAGGAAGGTTTTGCAACATACAGCGAAGCATTGTATGTAGAAAGCACGCAGGGAAAAAATGCTTATTTAAACTACCTGGTTTTCTACCGCCTCTTCATAAAAAACAAATGGCCAGTTGTCGGGCCTGTTGACAGAAGATATTTTGATTACCGAAACAGCGATTGCTACCAGAAAGGCGCTTGGGTGCTTCACACGCTCCGCTCAACCATCAATGATGATGCAGTATTTTTTGACATACTGAAAACTTTTTTCGACAGATACAAACTTAAAACAACCAGCTCTAAGGATTTTATTTCTGTGGTGAACGAAAAAACAAATGAAAATTACAACTGGTTCTTTAATCAATATCTCTATAAGCGGGAAGCTCCCGTGTTTGAATATTACTGGGAAGGCGAGAATTTCTATTATCGGTGGAAAAATGTTGGAGCAGATTTCAAAATGCCTGTTGAACTCATGCTGGACGAAATCGTTAAGAAAAGTTTAACGCCCTCCAATACAATTCAGAAAGCATTCATCTCCAAGCAGACCTACAAACAGATTTCCTTTAACGACTTCATGCTTCTTTACGGTGTGGAAGAAAATAAAAAAATGAAAAAGAGAGTCATTGGTCATTAG
- a CDS encoding class I SAM-dependent methyltransferase: protein MLPYIETPVKIISFQGKEIASFVKEKDAHTHTETINSFGEEWQKFNLFTDEEIQHIGNEYFDVVKLSDLTKEMVALDLGCGSGRWSRFLADKVGFIEALDPSEAVYSAVKLTQDKKNVRVTQAGVDNIPFADQSFDFIICLGVLHHLPHTEMALAKAVKKLKKNGLFLLYLYYNLENRNFLFRLIFTTANLLRTIISKMPSSLKHFLCEVIAVLIYIPFIIVAKCMKVFFPNKNYYKKIPLSYYLGKSFTVIRNDALDRFGTPLEQRFSKEEIKVMMENVGLGELTFSPNEPYWHVIGKRIN, encoded by the coding sequence ATGCTTCCGTATATTGAAACTCCCGTAAAAATTATTTCTTTTCAGGGTAAAGAAATCGCATCTTTTGTAAAGGAAAAAGATGCACACACACATACAGAGACCATAAATTCTTTTGGTGAAGAATGGCAAAAGTTTAATTTATTTACTGATGAGGAAATACAACATATCGGCAATGAATATTTTGATGTTGTAAAACTATCCGACTTAACAAAAGAGATGGTCGCGCTCGATCTTGGCTGCGGTTCCGGAAGATGGTCACGTTTTCTTGCAGATAAGGTTGGATTTATTGAAGCACTTGACCCAAGCGAAGCGGTTTACAGTGCTGTGAAATTAACGCAGGATAAAAAAAATGTAAGAGTTACTCAAGCAGGAGTTGATAACATTCCTTTTGCTGACCAAAGTTTTGATTTTATCATTTGCTTAGGCGTATTGCATCACCTTCCTCATACAGAAATGGCGCTTGCAAAAGCAGTTAAGAAATTAAAAAAGAATGGGCTTTTTTTGCTTTACCTGTATTACAATTTAGAGAACAGGAATTTTCTATTCCGTCTTATTTTTACTACTGCCAACTTATTAAGAACTATTATTTCGAAAATGCCTTCTTCTCTAAAACATTTTTTGTGCGAAGTAATAGCCGTTCTTATTTACATTCCATTTATTATTGTTGCAAAATGCATGAAAGTTTTTTTTCCAAATAAAAATTATTACAAAAAAATCCCCTTGTCCTATTACTTAGGAAAGAGTTTTACCGTAATTCGCAACGATGCTTTAGATAGATTTGGAACTCCGTTGGAGCAGCGATTTAGCAAAGAAGAAATTAAAGTCATGATGGAAAATGTCGGACTAGGAGAGCTTACATTCTCGCCTAATGAACCATACTGGCATGTAATTGGCAAACGTATTAATTAA
- the galE gene encoding UDP-glucose 4-epimerase GalE, whose protein sequence is MKILITGGAGYIGSHTIIEMLETTSWDILSADNFFNSFPTIFDRIKTITGNSISNYEIDLCNKSFTKKIFSENPDIQGVIHFAALKSVPESVANPELYYHNNNESLKNVLSCLKEFGVENFIFSSSCSVYGNINTLPVNEDTPLQKAQSPYGHTKQMGEEIIAEFSKSNPDIHSIALRYFNPVGAHTSGLIGEHPRRKCDNLVPAITETAIGMAEHFIVHGDNYNTRDGSCIRDYVHVSDIANAHILALKYLMKEKVKNNFEIINLGTGKGISVMEAINAFEKVSGKKLNYIIGPRREGDVESIFSDSSKAQRILGWAPKYNIEQMMESAWKWQLNLSRANQ, encoded by the coding sequence ATGAAAATTCTTATCACAGGCGGAGCAGGTTATATTGGCTCACACACTATTATAGAAATGCTTGAAACTACTTCATGGGATATCCTTTCTGCGGATAATTTTTTCAATTCGTTTCCGACCATATTCGATAGAATAAAAACTATTACAGGAAATTCAATCAGTAATTATGAAATTGATCTATGCAATAAAAGCTTCACGAAAAAGATTTTTTCTGAAAATCCTGACATACAAGGAGTGATTCACTTTGCCGCCCTCAAATCAGTTCCCGAGTCAGTTGCCAATCCTGAATTGTATTATCATAATAATAATGAATCCTTAAAAAATGTTCTTTCATGTTTGAAAGAATTTGGAGTTGAAAATTTTATTTTTTCTTCTTCATGTTCCGTTTACGGAAATATAAATACACTTCCCGTCAACGAAGACACTCCGCTCCAGAAAGCTCAATCCCCCTATGGACACACCAAGCAAATGGGAGAAGAAATCATAGCTGAGTTTTCAAAAAGTAATCCTGACATTCATTCAATTGCCTTACGTTACTTTAATCCTGTTGGTGCGCATACTTCGGGGTTGATTGGTGAACATCCCAGAAGAAAATGCGATAACCTGGTTCCTGCAATAACTGAAACAGCAATTGGTATGGCTGAACATTTTATTGTCCATGGTGATAATTATAACACACGTGATGGTTCCTGCATTCGCGACTATGTTCACGTTTCTGACATTGCAAATGCGCATATACTTGCCTTGAAATATTTAATGAAAGAAAAAGTAAAAAACAATTTTGAAATTATTAATCTCGGGACAGGGAAAGGCATTTCAGTAATGGAAGCGATTAACGCATTTGAAAAAGTCAGTGGTAAAAAATTAAATTACATTATCGGTCCACGCAGAGAAGGTGATGTGGAATCCATTTTTTCTGATTCTTCTAAAGCACAACGGATTCTTGGCTGGGCGCCCAAATACAATATTGAACAGATGATGGAGAGCGCATGGAAATGGCAGTTGAATTTATCACGTGCTAATCAATGA
- a CDS encoding glycosyltransferase family 4 protein gives MRKKILFIASHRKDRAPGQRFRFEQYFDYLNQHGFTCELSFLLDEKSDKVFYKPGHYFSKLVIFIRSYFIRFKNLLQKNDYDIIFIFREALMTRSVYFEKQFRKSKAKLVFDFDDAIWHFDISEANKNLGWLKNPEKTEKIISISNLVIAGNNYLADYAKRHNACVHIIPTTIDTDYHKKKTIKKDNRICIGWTGSHTTIQHFEYAIPMLKKLKDKYRDKIYFKVIGDENYFNTDLSIQGIKWSLKDEIEQLSEIDIGIMPLPENEWTKGKCGFKGLQYMALEIPCVMSPIGVNSEIISDGVNGFLADKEDEWVEKISMLIENAELRKKIGTEARKTVIEKYSVESNKEKYLNIFNRLLS, from the coding sequence ATGAGAAAAAAAATCCTTTTCATCGCATCGCACCGCAAAGACCGCGCTCCGGGTCAACGATTCAGGTTCGAACAATATTTTGATTATTTAAACCAACACGGTTTCACCTGCGAGTTAAGTTTTTTACTTGACGAAAAAAGTGACAAGGTATTTTATAAACCAGGACATTATTTTTCTAAGCTTGTCATCTTTATTCGAAGCTATTTTATTCGTTTTAAAAATTTACTTCAAAAAAATGATTACGATATTATTTTTATTTTCAGAGAAGCATTAATGACACGCTCGGTTTACTTTGAAAAACAATTCAGAAAAAGCAAAGCAAAATTGGTTTTTGATTTTGATGATGCCATTTGGCATTTTGATATTTCGGAAGCGAATAAAAATCTGGGCTGGCTGAAAAATCCCGAAAAAACTGAAAAAATAATTTCTATCTCTAATTTAGTGATTGCCGGTAATAATTACCTCGCTGATTATGCAAAAAGACATAATGCATGTGTACATATAATTCCTACTACTATTGATACGGATTATCATAAAAAGAAAACTATAAAAAAAGATAATCGAATCTGCATCGGCTGGACGGGAAGCCATACCACCATTCAGCATTTTGAATATGCAATTCCGATGCTGAAAAAGCTGAAAGATAAATACCGTGACAAAATTTATTTCAAAGTTATTGGCGATGAAAATTATTTCAATACAGACTTATCTATTCAGGGAATAAAATGGAGCTTAAAGGATGAAATTGAACAGCTTTCTGAAATAGATATAGGAATCATGCCCTTACCTGAAAATGAATGGACGAAAGGAAAATGTGGTTTCAAGGGACTTCAATACATGGCACTGGAAATTCCCTGCGTGATGTCGCCCATTGGTGTGAACTCAGAAATAATTTCTGACGGTGTAAATGGATTTCTTGCCGATAAAGAGGATGAATGGGTAGAAAAAATTTCAATGTTAATTGAAAATGCTGAACTAAGAAAAAAAATTGGAACAGAGGCAAGAAAAACTGTTATAGAAAAATACTCTGTCGAATCAAATAAAGAAAAATATCTGAATATATTTAACAGATTATTGAGTTAA
- a CDS encoding 23S rRNA (pseudouridine(1915)-N(3))-methyltransferase RlmH: MNIALICMGKTSEKHIAEGMKQYIERINHYCKFSLVEIEAGRGDETQIRKKESEGMLKRAGEKDVLILLDEKGKELSSVEFAKTLIHHQNISTKNLVFVIGGAYGFSEEVYSRANMKISLSKMTFPHQLVRVIFLEQLYRAFTILKGEKYHH; encoded by the coding sequence ATGAATATCGCTCTTATTTGTATGGGAAAAACATCTGAAAAGCACATTGCTGAAGGAATGAAACAGTATATAGAAAGGATTAACCATTATTGTAAATTCAGTTTGGTGGAGATTGAAGCAGGAAGGGGCGATGAAACTCAAATCAGGAAAAAGGAATCAGAAGGTATGCTGAAAAGAGCAGGCGAGAAGGATGTATTGATTCTGCTTGATGAAAAAGGAAAAGAACTTTCTTCTGTTGAATTTGCGAAAACATTAATTCACCATCAGAATATTTCAACTAAGAATCTTGTCTTTGTGATTGGAGGAGCTTACGGATTTTCGGAAGAAGTTTATAGTCGGGCGAACATGAAAATCTCATTATCGAAAATGACTTTTCCGCATCAGTTAGTGAGAGTAATTTTCCTTGAACAATTATACCGTGCGTTTACGATTCTGAAAGGAGAAAAATACCATCATTGA
- the nadC gene encoding carboxylating nicotinate-nucleotide diphosphorylase, translating to MNNFQSFSLLSNNFDLHQFVFSSLKEDIGNGDHTTLSCIPENAKGKSKLIIKDDGIIAGVSLAEKIFLSFDKNLRIKFFLPDGTKVKKGDIAFIVEGSARSILTAERLVLNCMQRMSGIATQTNKLITLCKPYKVKLLDTRKTTPLLRDLEKWAVRIGGGYNHRFGLYDMILIKNNHIDFAGGIKQAVESANAYLKKKKLKLQIEIEARNQKEVKEIISIGSVDRILLDNFSISEIKKVLHLINGKFETEISGGINEKNIRRYASCGADYISVGALTHSVKSLDMSLTAI from the coding sequence ATGAATAATTTTCAATCCTTCTCTCTTCTCTCAAATAATTTTGACTTACATCAATTTGTTTTCTCATCACTGAAAGAAGATATCGGTAATGGTGACCATACTACTCTTTCTTGCATTCCGGAGAATGCTAAAGGAAAATCAAAACTCATTATTAAAGACGATGGAATCATTGCAGGAGTTTCTCTTGCTGAAAAAATCTTTCTTTCTTTCGATAAAAATCTGCGGATAAAATTTTTTCTGCCAGATGGAACAAAAGTCAAAAAGGGAGATATTGCTTTTATTGTAGAAGGCAGCGCACGTTCCATTCTCACTGCAGAACGACTTGTTCTCAATTGCATGCAACGCATGAGCGGAATTGCAACGCAGACAAATAAACTTATTACTCTTTGCAAACCATATAAAGTAAAACTTCTTGATACACGAAAAACAACACCTCTTCTCCGCGATCTGGAAAAATGGGCGGTAAGAATTGGCGGAGGATATAACCACCGCTTCGGATTGTATGATATGATTCTCATTAAGAACAACCATATTGATTTCGCGGGAGGAATTAAACAAGCAGTTGAATCTGCAAATGCTTATCTCAAAAAGAAAAAATTAAAACTTCAGATTGAAATTGAAGCGAGAAACCAGAAAGAAGTAAAAGAAATAATATCCATCGGAAGTGTTGACAGGATTCTTCTTGATAATTTTTCAATTTCTGAAATCAAAAAGGTTCTTCATCTCATCAATGGAAAGTTTGAAACCGAAATTTCAGGAGGAATAAATGAAAAAAATATTCGTAGGTACGCCTCCTGTGGCGCTGACTATATTTCCGTTGGTGCACTTACTCATAGCGTAAAGAGTCTCGATATGTCTTTAACAGCCATCTGA
- a CDS encoding DUF4783 domain-containing protein, producing MHTLLSILMFFTLIQPPTEPVLDISDDVAAAVKTGNAASVAKFFSANVDLKILDKEDIYSKAQAELILKDFFSKNPIKSFAVMHKGTSKSGDQFAIGTYETTAGKKFRSYFLFKKEGAGLTIQQFRFEVQDE from the coding sequence ATGCACACACTTCTCTCCATACTGATGTTTTTCACACTGATTCAGCCACCAACTGAACCGGTTTTGGATATCTCCGATGATGTTGCTGCTGCCGTTAAAACAGGAAACGCTGCAAGTGTGGCTAAATTTTTCTCTGCCAATGTTGACCTCAAAATTCTTGATAAGGAAGATATTTACAGTAAAGCGCAGGCAGAACTGATTCTTAAGGACTTTTTTTCAAAGAACCCCATCAAATCATTTGCGGTAATGCATAAAGGCACTTCCAAAAGTGGTGACCAGTTTGCCATCGGAACTTATGAAACAACAGCAGGAAAAAAATTCCGTTCCTATTTTCTTTTCAAAAAAGAAGGCGCAGGTTTAACTATTCAGCAATTCCGATTCGAAGTTCAGGATGAATAA
- a CDS encoding valine--tRNA ligase, whose translation MPKTYSPKEVESKWYSYWLEKKNFHSKPDEREPYTIVIPPPNVTGVLHMGHMLNNTIQDVLIRRARLLGKNACWVPGTDHASIATEAKVVAMLAEKKIKKSDITREEFLNYAWEWKEKYGGIILDQLKKLGCSCDWDRTRFTMEDSLSEAVIDVFIDLHKKGYIYRGVRMVNWDPKGLTALSDEEVNYKEVNSRLFYVKYQIEGTSDEWITIATTRPETILGDTAICVHPEDERYKKLKGKKAIVPLVNRSVPIIFDEYVDKEFGTGALKVTPAHDINDYNLGIKHKLESIDILNPDGTMSKSSQLFIGEDRFIVRKKIVKELEEKGQLVKTDDIKNKVGYSERTDAVIEPKLSMQWFLKMDKISKPALENILNGEIKLIPDKFINTYKHWMENMHDWCISRQLWWGQRIPAWYDDKGNFAVAKTKEEAIAKLKTEKVRQDEDVLDTWFSSWLWPISVFDGFKDPNNKDIQYYYPTNDLVTAPDILFFWIARMIIAGYEYKKEKPFQNVYLTGIVRDKIGRKMSKQLGNSPDPIELMEKFGADGVRVGMLLCAPAGNDLLFDESYCEQGRNFSNKIWNAFRLIKMWEVNSSAQSEGNKIAVEWFNAKFNAELENINDLYSKFRLSEALMATYKLLWDDFCAWYLEMIKPEFVDGKSNPIDKTTYDATINFFEKLLKVLHPFMPFITEEIWHLIKDRKEKECIIVSEWPQVIDFNKQLVQDFEGIKTHITTIRNVRKSQNISPKEKIELHADSSLPSELVLRFDSIVIKMCNLSSFKHNSKKPNNSISFLSLATEFYIPISTSININEEKEKLSKELEYNKGFLQSVQKKLSNERFVSRAKPEVIEMERKKQADAETKIKAIEEQLASLK comes from the coding sequence ATTCCCAAAACATATTCTCCAAAAGAAGTTGAATCCAAATGGTATTCTTATTGGCTGGAGAAAAAAAATTTTCATTCCAAACCGGATGAACGCGAGCCGTACACCATTGTAATTCCTCCGCCAAATGTTACGGGCGTTTTGCACATGGGGCACATGCTCAATAATACGATTCAGGATGTATTGATTCGCAGAGCCAGGTTGCTTGGCAAAAATGCATGCTGGGTTCCGGGAACTGATCATGCGAGTATTGCAACAGAAGCAAAAGTGGTTGCTATGCTGGCTGAAAAGAAAATAAAGAAGTCGGACATAACCCGCGAAGAATTTCTCAATTATGCATGGGAATGGAAAGAAAAATACGGAGGAATCATTCTCGATCAATTAAAAAAACTTGGTTGCTCCTGCGATTGGGACAGAACTCGCTTCACGATGGAAGATTCTCTGAGCGAAGCGGTGATTGATGTGTTCATTGATTTACATAAGAAAGGATATATCTACCGCGGAGTGCGCATGGTGAACTGGGATCCGAAAGGATTGACCGCGCTTTCAGATGAAGAAGTGAATTACAAAGAAGTAAATTCAAGATTGTTTTATGTAAAATATCAGATTGAAGGAACTTCTGATGAATGGATTACGATTGCAACCACTCGCCCCGAAACAATTCTTGGTGATACTGCTATTTGCGTTCATCCGGAAGACGAGCGTTACAAAAAATTAAAAGGAAAGAAAGCAATTGTTCCGCTCGTCAACAGAAGTGTTCCGATTATTTTTGATGAGTATGTGGATAAAGAATTCGGAACAGGTGCGCTCAAAGTCACTCCCGCGCACGATATCAACGACTATAATCTTGGAATTAAGCACAAACTCGAATCCATAGACATTCTGAATCCTGATGGAACGATGAGTAAGTCATCGCAATTATTTATTGGCGAAGACAGATTTATTGTCCGAAAAAAAATCGTGAAAGAACTGGAAGAAAAAGGGCAGCTTGTAAAAACAGATGATATAAAAAATAAAGTCGGCTACAGCGAACGGACAGACGCGGTGATTGAGCCGAAACTTTCCATGCAATGGTTTTTGAAGATGGATAAGATTTCAAAACCTGCACTGGAAAATATTCTGAACGGAGAAATAAAATTAATTCCTGATAAATTCATCAACACTTACAAGCACTGGATGGAGAACATGCACGACTGGTGCATTTCGCGTCAGCTTTGGTGGGGACAACGGATTCCGGCTTGGTATGATGACAAAGGAAATTTTGCTGTAGCAAAAACAAAAGAAGAAGCAATAGCGAAACTCAAAACAGAAAAAGTAAGACAAGATGAAGATGTATTAGATACATGGTTCTCTTCCTGGCTCTGGCCTATTTCTGTTTTTGACGGATTCAAAGACCCGAATAACAAAGACATTCAATATTATTATCCCACAAATGATTTAGTAACAGCGCCTGATATTTTATTTTTCTGGATTGCCAGAATGATTATTGCCGGTTACGAATACAAAAAAGAAAAACCATTCCAGAATGTTTACCTGACAGGAATTGTGCGCGACAAGATTGGAAGAAAGATGAGCAAACAACTCGGCAACTCTCCCGACCCGATTGAACTCATGGAAAAATTCGGAGCCGATGGCGTGCGGGTTGGAATGCTTCTCTGCGCTCCGGCAGGAAATGATTTGCTGTTTGACGAATCATATTGCGAGCAAGGAAGAAATTTTTCTAACAAGATTTGGAATGCGTTTCGTTTGATAAAAATGTGGGAAGTAAATTCTTCAGCGCAAAGCGAAGGAAACAAAATTGCAGTAGAATGGTTTAATGCAAAGTTCAATGCTGAACTGGAAAACATAAACGATTTATATTCAAAGTTCAGGTTATCTGAAGCGTTGATGGCGACATACAAACTTCTATGGGATGATTTCTGCGCCTGGTATCTGGAAATGATAAAGCCGGAATTTGTAGACGGAAAATCAAATCCTATTGACAAAACAACTTATGACGCTACAATAAATTTCTTTGAGAAGCTTTTGAAAGTTCTTCATCCCTTTATGCCGTTCATCACAGAAGAAATCTGGCATCTTATAAAAGACAGAAAAGAAAAAGAATGCATTATTGTTTCTGAATGGCCGCAAGTTATAGATTTCAACAAGCAACTTGTTCAAGATTTTGAGGGAATAAAAACACATATTACAACAATCAGGAACGTTCGTAAATCTCAAAACATTTCACCGAAAGAAAAGATAGAATTACATGCTGATTCTTCTCTACCTTCTGAATTAGTACTACGATTTGATTCGATTGTTATTAAAATGTGTAACCTAAGTTCATTCAAACATAATTCTAAAAAACCAAACAACTCGATTTCTTTTCTCTCTTTAGCTACAGAATTTTATATTCCTATCTCAACCTCAATAAATATAAATGAAGAAAAAGAAAAACTATCGAAAGAATTGGAATACAACAAAGGTTTCCTCCAATCCGTTCAGAAAAAATTATCAAACGAGCGTTTTGTTTCAAGAGCTAAGCCAGAAGTAATTGAAATGGAAAGGAAAAAACAAGCAGATGCAGAAACAAAAATCAAAGCCATTGAAGAACAACTTGCCTCTCTAAAGTAA